The following are encoded together in the Tepidiforma bonchosmolovskayae genome:
- a CDS encoding 30S ribosomal protein S1, producing the protein MSADTAQPTTPPEAEMDMGALLDLEAAQSGGGQLRRGEIIEGMVMGASPDGLIVDVGTKMEAVIPHNEMLSLGVDGASRLKAGDTVRVMVLQPSTAEGHAIVSLDRARGEEGWETLQKRFESGEIFEAQVTGHNRGGLLVNVDGVNAFVPLSQVESVRHDDPDAANQLAGLVGQVIKLKVVELNRKRNRVILSERAAMAEIRKEQKDRVLEELQEGQIRTGRVSSITDFGVFIDLGGADGLAHMTELTWERGKKAKDLFQVGDEVQAYILKVDRENKKISLSLKRAQPERWDTTVDRFVIGQILIGRVTKLMPFGAFVRLEGPVEGLIHISELSNRRIQHPKEVVKEGDVVPVKLVRIEKDRHRLGLSLRQARSDAEAMGFVFDANGSVIDYPDDVREQFGLPPRDTTAQPARREPRTAQEAIEQAVARDPEPMSAFAAAFAQALENAEAGNGIAETVAQVAGLAPKDQAPAPAEAPAAEPPAPAEAAESPAEAAPAAEPVAEAAPPAEAPAAAEETAQAAPAAEARAAADSGIGDAETRVSTGETAPDQMPHNNGEGSETAPAEAPAATEEETADGS; encoded by the coding sequence TTGTCAGCAGATACCGCCCAGCCCACCACTCCCCCCGAAGCCGAAATGGATATGGGCGCCCTCCTCGACCTTGAAGCCGCCCAGTCCGGCGGCGGCCAGCTTCGCCGTGGCGAAATCATCGAGGGCATGGTGATGGGCGCTTCCCCCGATGGCCTCATCGTCGATGTCGGCACCAAGATGGAGGCCGTCATCCCCCACAACGAAATGCTCTCCCTCGGCGTCGACGGCGCCAGCCGCCTCAAGGCCGGCGATACCGTCCGCGTCATGGTCCTCCAGCCCTCAACCGCCGAAGGCCACGCCATCGTCTCCCTCGACCGCGCCCGCGGCGAGGAGGGCTGGGAAACCCTCCAGAAGCGGTTCGAATCCGGCGAAATCTTCGAAGCCCAGGTCACCGGTCACAACCGCGGCGGCCTCCTCGTCAACGTCGACGGCGTCAACGCCTTCGTTCCGCTCTCCCAGGTCGAATCCGTCCGCCACGATGACCCCGACGCCGCAAACCAGCTCGCCGGCCTGGTTGGCCAGGTCATCAAGCTCAAGGTCGTCGAGCTCAACCGGAAGCGGAACCGCGTCATCCTCTCCGAGCGCGCCGCCATGGCCGAAATCCGCAAGGAGCAGAAGGACCGCGTCCTCGAGGAGCTCCAGGAGGGCCAGATCCGCACCGGCCGCGTCTCCTCCATCACCGACTTCGGCGTCTTCATCGACCTCGGCGGCGCCGACGGCCTCGCCCACATGACTGAACTCACCTGGGAGCGCGGCAAGAAGGCGAAGGACCTCTTCCAAGTCGGCGACGAAGTCCAGGCCTACATCCTGAAAGTCGACCGCGAGAACAAAAAGATCTCGCTCTCGCTCAAGCGCGCCCAGCCCGAGCGCTGGGACACCACCGTCGACCGCTTCGTTATCGGCCAGATCCTCATCGGCCGCGTCACGAAGCTGATGCCGTTTGGGGCCTTTGTCCGCCTTGAAGGCCCGGTCGAAGGCCTCATCCACATCTCCGAGCTCTCCAACCGGCGCATTCAGCACCCGAAGGAAGTCGTCAAGGAAGGCGACGTTGTGCCGGTCAAGCTGGTCCGCATCGAAAAGGACCGCCACCGCCTCGGCCTCAGCCTCCGACAGGCCCGCAGCGACGCCGAAGCCATGGGCTTCGTCTTCGACGCCAACGGTTCCGTCATCGATTACCCGGACGACGTGCGCGAGCAGTTCGGCCTGCCGCCGCGCGATACCACCGCCCAGCCGGCCCGCCGCGAGCCGCGCACCGCGCAGGAGGCGATCGAACAGGCCGTCGCCCGCGACCCCGAGCCGATGTCGGCCTTCGCCGCAGCCTTTGCGCAGGCCCTCGAAAACGCCGAAGCCGGCAACGGCATCGCCGAGACGGTCGCCCAGGTCGCCGGCCTCGCCCCGAAGGACCAGGCGCCTGCTCCTGCCGAGGCTCCGGCTGCTGAGCCGCCTGCCCCGGCCGAAGCCGCCGAGTCCCCGGCCGAAGCGGCGCCCGCTGCTGAGCCGGTGGCCGAAGCCGCGCCTCCCGCCGAGGCCCCGGCAGCCGCCGAAGAGACGGCCCAGGCGGCGCCCGCTGCCGAGGCCCGGGCCGCCGCAGACTCCGGGATCGGCGACGCCGAAACTCGGGTTTCCACCGGGGAGACGGCCCCCGATCAAATGCCGCACAATAATGGTGAGGGGTCGGAAACGGCCCCCGCCGAAGCACCAGCCGCAACAGAGGAGGAAACTGCTGACGGCTCCTAG
- a CDS encoding VIT1/CCC1 transporter family protein, producing the protein MTATPADIERYRRNLRDEVDGIALYRALAEAENDPHLREVFLRLAASEERHRDLWEQKLREAGAEVPAYRPSFRVRVLGWLARRFGTAAVSPIVARMEASAYTMYDNQPEAIAADLPRDERSHARLFRELARSTRGRPVDVDIARLEGRHRGGTGNALRAAVLGANDGLVSNLSLVMGVAGANPGRSVVLLAGISGLLAGALSMALGEWISVRSSAEAFSRQLEIERDELALMPDEELEELVLIYRAKGLDEEEARATATRILANREKALDTLAREELGMSEEEAGNAWVAAITSFLTFSAGAIIPVLPWLIVGGVAGVAASAAASALGLFGVGAAITLYTGRGVLFSGSRMLGFGLAASAITFGIGRLIGVSTGI; encoded by the coding sequence ATGACCGCCACACCCGCTGACATCGAACGCTATCGCCGCAACCTCCGCGACGAGGTCGATGGCATCGCGCTCTACCGCGCGCTCGCCGAGGCCGAAAACGACCCCCACCTTCGCGAGGTCTTCCTCCGCCTCGCGGCGAGCGAAGAGCGCCACCGCGACCTCTGGGAGCAGAAGCTGCGCGAAGCAGGCGCCGAAGTTCCGGCCTACCGCCCCTCGTTCCGCGTCCGCGTCCTCGGCTGGCTCGCCCGCCGCTTCGGGACCGCTGCAGTCAGCCCCATCGTCGCCCGCATGGAGGCGTCCGCCTACACCATGTACGACAACCAGCCCGAGGCCATCGCCGCAGACCTCCCCCGCGACGAGCGCTCACACGCCCGCCTCTTCCGCGAGCTCGCCCGCTCCACCCGCGGCCGTCCTGTCGACGTCGACATCGCCCGCCTCGAAGGCCGCCACCGCGGCGGCACCGGGAACGCCCTCCGTGCCGCGGTCCTTGGCGCCAACGATGGCCTCGTCTCCAATCTTTCGCTCGTTATGGGTGTCGCCGGCGCGAACCCCGGCCGCAGCGTCGTCCTCCTCGCCGGCATCTCCGGCCTCCTCGCCGGCGCCCTCAGCATGGCCCTCGGCGAGTGGATCAGCGTCCGCAGCTCCGCCGAGGCCTTCTCCCGGCAGCTCGAAATCGAGCGGGACGAGCTCGCCCTCATGCCCGATGAAGAGCTCGAAGAACTCGTCCTCATCTACCGCGCCAAGGGCCTCGATGAGGAGGAAGCCCGCGCCACGGCTACCCGCATCCTCGCCAACCGCGAAAAGGCGCTCGATACCCTCGCCCGCGAAGAGCTCGGCATGTCCGAAGAAGAGGCCGGCAACGCCTGGGTCGCGGCCATTACCTCCTTCCTCACCTTCAGCGCCGGCGCCATCATCCCCGTCCTGCCGTGGCTCATCGTCGGCGGCGTCGCGGGTGTCGCGGCCAGCGCGGCCGCCAGCGCCCTCGGCCTGTTCGGAGTGGGTGCTGCCATCACCCTCTATACCGGCCGCGGCGTCCTCTTCTCGGGCTCGCGCATGCTCGGCTTCGGCCTCGCAGCCTCCGCCATCACCTTTGGCATCGGCAGGCTCATCGGCGTCAGCACCGGCATTTAG
- a CDS encoding sigma factor-like helix-turn-helix DNA-binding protein codes for MIPVPVSSTDETLQRVASIFPPPMSGTLLPCLRLDTTISPANTRPNPYREEVVLGDLLPSPASRDPAVLAEARAVSDAIDEVLATLDERARAVIELRFGFAGPPLTLEQIGRRFDVTRERIRQIEAKALKAIAPRLAAALGMPFPGRAGVSTNGAGPGPGAPPRALHAPHRPAVPVPAAAAFPRPGPPVVPSPAQAERPPAARPLQPGPPPPPASLRLPPSPRPAPAPAPASAEDRIFRALLEPWQHVPPPGPRRPAVRPSETSPPPPPPPARAPESPGLAAGLPLDAWLADWQARGFTVIDDRPCGGSVWVRDAGMALAAEIEHLRREGTWFRFAENRSLGAWGWFLDRAS; via the coding sequence GTGATTCCCGTGCCGGTCAGCTCCACCGACGAAACCCTGCAGCGCGTCGCCAGCATCTTCCCCCCGCCGATGAGCGGCACCCTCCTCCCCTGCCTGCGGCTCGATACCACCATCTCACCCGCGAACACCCGCCCGAACCCGTACCGGGAAGAGGTGGTCCTCGGCGACCTCCTCCCCTCGCCGGCCTCCCGCGACCCCGCCGTTCTCGCCGAGGCCCGCGCCGTCTCCGACGCCATCGATGAGGTCCTCGCAACCCTCGACGAACGCGCTCGTGCGGTCATCGAGCTCCGCTTCGGCTTCGCCGGCCCGCCGCTGACCCTCGAGCAGATCGGCCGCCGCTTCGACGTCACCCGCGAACGCATCCGCCAGATCGAGGCCAAGGCCCTCAAGGCCATCGCTCCGAGGCTCGCCGCCGCCCTGGGGATGCCCTTCCCCGGCCGGGCGGGCGTCTCCACGAACGGTGCCGGTCCCGGGCCGGGCGCCCCGCCCCGGGCTCTGCATGCCCCGCACCGTCCCGCCGTGCCGGTACCGGCGGCGGCCGCCTTCCCCCGCCCCGGCCCGCCGGTGGTGCCCTCCCCGGCGCAGGCCGAACGGCCCCCGGCAGCCCGGCCCCTCCAGCCCGGTCCGCCGCCCCCGCCGGCCTCGCTCCGCCTGCCGCCGTCACCGCGGCCAGCGCCAGCGCCGGCGCCGGCCTCGGCCGAGGACCGTATCTTCCGGGCCCTCCTCGAGCCGTGGCAGCACGTTCCTCCGCCCGGGCCGCGGCGCCCCGCAGTCCGCCCCTCGGAAACGTCCCCGCCGCCCCCGCCGCCGCCCGCCCGGGCCCCGGAATCCCCGGGGCTGGCGGCCGGCCTGCCGCTCGACGCATGGCTCGCCGACTGGCAGGCGCGCGGCTTCACCGTCATCGACGACCGCCCGTGCGGCGGCAGCGTCTGGGTCCGCGACGCCGGCATGGCCCTCGCCGCCGAAATCGAGCACCTCCGCCGGGAAGGCACCTGGTTCCGCTTCGCAGAAAACCGGAGCCTTGGTGCGTGGGGCTGGTTCCTCGACCGCGCATCCTGA
- the pth gene encoding aminoacyl-tRNA hydrolase has product MPFRRSSGAPGPRFAADWLVVGLGNPGEEYARTRHNVGFWVVNRLAKRAGTQPKSVGSLMQIGVGTLQGQRIALVRPKTYMNASGRAVAQALQWTGCTLARTIVVYDELDLPVGQIRVRAGGGHGGHNGLKSIAQHAGLDFIRVRIGIGRPTVNGEPSWDPDIVADWVLSPPSPADRELLEAAADRAADAVETIIASGVDAAAAAFNRKV; this is encoded by the coding sequence ATGCCCTTCCGCAGGAGCTCCGGCGCCCCCGGCCCGCGGTTCGCCGCCGACTGGCTCGTCGTCGGGCTCGGCAACCCCGGCGAAGAGTACGCCCGTACGCGCCATAACGTCGGCTTCTGGGTGGTCAACCGCCTTGCAAAGCGCGCGGGCACCCAGCCGAAGTCCGTCGGCAGCCTGATGCAGATCGGCGTCGGCACGCTCCAGGGCCAGCGCATCGCCCTCGTCAGGCCCAAGACGTATATGAACGCCAGCGGCCGGGCTGTCGCCCAGGCCCTCCAGTGGACCGGCTGCACCCTCGCCCGCACCATCGTCGTCTACGACGAACTCGACCTCCCCGTCGGCCAGATCCGCGTCCGCGCCGGCGGCGGCCACGGCGGACATAACGGCCTCAAGAGCATCGCCCAGCACGCCGGCCTCGACTTCATCCGCGTCCGCATCGGTATCGGCCGCCCCACCGTGAACGGCGAGCCCTCCTGGGACCCCGACATCGTCGCCGACTGGGTGCTCTCGCCGCCCTCTCCTGCCGACCGCGAACTGCTCGAGGCCGCCGCCGACCGCGCCGCCGATGCCGTCGAAACCATCATCGCCTCCGGCGTCGATGCCGCCGCTGCTGCCTTTAACCGCAAGGTCTAG
- a CDS encoding DinB family protein, with amino-acid sequence MATREQVDELLEKMAAERANLIRVAEGLSPEDALRVPVDAEGEEQWTALEQLAHLCEMERTYDAWVRAALREENPDLSKVPWQTVPIPVEEANRYTVADLLRQLELERQYTLGLIDGMRLEDFDRVATSPMFGTLTVLQWLRSFYRHDRQHTAQILGRQSDYQPNFKGREPNQRKARLELVARRQQGLA; translated from the coding sequence ATGGCGACACGCGAACAGGTCGATGAGCTGCTGGAGAAGATGGCGGCTGAACGGGCCAACCTTATCCGGGTGGCAGAGGGGCTGAGCCCGGAGGATGCGCTCCGGGTGCCGGTCGACGCGGAGGGGGAGGAGCAGTGGACGGCGCTGGAGCAGCTTGCCCACCTGTGCGAAATGGAGCGGACGTATGACGCCTGGGTGCGGGCGGCGCTCCGGGAGGAGAACCCGGACCTTTCGAAGGTGCCGTGGCAGACCGTGCCGATCCCGGTGGAGGAGGCGAACCGGTACACGGTGGCGGACCTCCTGCGGCAGCTGGAGCTGGAGCGGCAGTACACGCTGGGGCTGATCGATGGGATGCGGCTGGAGGACTTCGACCGGGTGGCGACAAGCCCGATGTTCGGGACGCTCACGGTGCTGCAGTGGCTGCGTTCGTTCTACCGGCACGACCGGCAGCACACGGCGCAGATTCTCGGGCGGCAGAGCGACTACCAGCCGAACTTCAAGGGGCGAGAGCCGAACCAGCGGAAAGCGCGCCTCGAGCTGGTGGCGCGGAGGCAGCAGGGACTCGCCTGA
- a CDS encoding CehA/McbA family metallohydrolase has product MLIDIHSHTWPRSHDSVLNPDDLIVRAKAAGLDAIVFTEHDTVWDYKAIEELRAKHNFLVLAGVEISTDDGHILAFGIDKYVFGMHRSRELAAYVEKVNGALIAAHPYRRQMPWFSRNDDEYRAALEKAARNPAYQYVQGLEEINGRGSDKENEFSQRLCEMMHLPGTGGTDSHAISDIGKCATYFEREIRDERELIEELRAGRFYAVDLRTGKPIAVRDARRERMRE; this is encoded by the coding sequence ATGCTCATCGACATCCACAGCCACACGTGGCCCCGGTCGCACGACAGCGTATTGAACCCGGATGACCTGATTGTCCGGGCGAAGGCGGCGGGGCTCGATGCGATTGTGTTCACCGAGCACGACACGGTCTGGGACTACAAGGCGATCGAGGAGCTGCGGGCGAAGCACAACTTCCTGGTGCTCGCCGGAGTAGAAATTTCGACGGACGACGGGCACATCCTTGCGTTCGGCATCGACAAGTACGTGTTCGGGATGCACCGCTCGCGGGAGCTTGCGGCGTACGTGGAGAAGGTGAACGGGGCGCTGATCGCGGCGCACCCGTACCGGCGGCAGATGCCGTGGTTCTCGCGGAACGACGATGAGTACCGGGCGGCGCTGGAGAAGGCGGCGCGGAACCCGGCGTACCAGTACGTCCAGGGGCTGGAGGAGATTAACGGGCGGGGCTCGGACAAGGAGAACGAGTTCTCGCAGCGGCTGTGCGAGATGATGCACCTGCCGGGGACGGGCGGGACCGATTCCCACGCGATCTCGGACATCGGCAAGTGCGCGACGTATTTCGAGCGGGAGATCCGGGACGAGCGGGAGCTGATCGAGGAGCTGCGCGCCGGGCGGTTCTATGCGGTGGACCTGCGGACGGGGAAGCCGATCGCGGTGCGCGATGCGCGCCGGGAGCGAATGCGGGAGTAA
- a CDS encoding 4Fe-4S dicluster domain-containing protein, whose amino-acid sequence MAYVITEPCIDVQDQACVEVCPVDCIHFDEGEDRMLYINPDECIDCGACEPACPVTAIFAEDDVPADRAVYKEINVLWYSDKAAARAKVNELKPPA is encoded by the coding sequence ATGGCCTACGTAATCACGGAACCCTGCATTGACGTCCAGGACCAGGCATGCGTCGAGGTCTGCCCGGTCGACTGCATCCACTTCGACGAAGGCGAGGACCGGATGCTGTACATCAACCCCGACGAGTGCATCGACTGCGGTGCATGCGAGCCTGCCTGCCCCGTGACGGCGATTTTCGCGGAGGATGACGTCCCGGCGGACCGCGCGGTGTATAAGGAGATCAACGTGCTCTGGTACAGCGATAAGGCGGCCGCGCGCGCCAAGGTGAACGAGCTGAAGCCGCCGGCCTGA